Proteins encoded together in one Deltaproteobacteria bacterium window:
- a CDS encoding cupin domain-containing protein produces the protein MVQHRVVAIVLAAAACGCGMMARMRPGAATPGQPSEQPAFLRYEELTWERIVPELGVSSPEIAILHVDPTTRATQLLIRTPAAIHVRKHWHTANETHVMVRGTAVLACDGQRAELGPGSYNFMPAKMVHEAWLPAHSLTFITVDRAWDINWVEGPPTAVDVGARPPRRGAPHRRHRA, from the coding sequence CATCGGGTCGTCGCCATCGTCCTCGCAGCCGCCGCGTGCGGCTGCGGTATGATGGCACGGATGCGTCCGGGTGCGGCGACGCCGGGACAGCCTTCCGAGCAACCCGCTTTTCTCCGATATGAGGAGCTCACCTGGGAGAGGATCGTTCCCGAGCTCGGGGTGAGCTCCCCCGAGATCGCGATCCTGCATGTCGACCCGACCACCCGGGCGACGCAGCTGCTGATCCGCACGCCGGCCGCGATCCATGTGCGCAAGCACTGGCACACGGCCAACGAGACCCACGTCATGGTCCGCGGGACCGCCGTGCTCGCGTGCGACGGGCAGCGGGCCGAGCTCGGTCCCGGCTCGTACAACTTCATGCCCGCGAAGATGGTCCACGAGGCCTGGCTCCCCGCGCATTCGCTCACCTTCATCACCGTCGACCGCGCCTGGGACATCAACTGGGTGGAAGGACCGCCCACGGCCGTGGATGTAGGCGCCCGCCCGCCGCGGCGAGGAGCCCCCCATCGGAGGCACCGAGCCTAG